In Bacillales bacterium, the sequence CTTTCCATCGGCGATACGATCGTTGTTGATCCTTTTCGCTCTTTGCGGGACGGAATGACTGTCACCGATTGGCAAACGGAAATGAAAAAGGAGGGATGACTACGTGCAGGAGAGAACGGCAGAAGTCCAAAAAGTTCAGGTGCTGCAGGCGATTTTTCTACCGCGAAAAGCGTTTTGCCGATTTACCGAGTGTGGTGAGATGGCGGGGGTTGTGCCGCGTCTTGTCGGATTGTCGTTATTAAGCGCAATGATTGCCGGCACATCGGCCTATGTGAGCCGTTTTTATTTCGATATGCCGGTGACGTCATTTCTGCCGCAACATTGGCCGTTTCGCGAACTTATTTTCGATGTGTTTACGGTGGCCGTAAGTGCGGCAGCGGGGTTGCTGCAGCCGTTCGCTGTTCTTGCAGTGATGGCGTTCATTTTTTTAATTTTTTTCAAAGAAATCGGTTATAAGCAGTTGTTCATCGTCGAATTATATTTACAGACGATCGCTTTGATCGGCGCTTTTATTGCCGGAATCATGGCCGCGTTGTTCCCGTTCGTTCGTGGTTATTATTTGAGCCTCGGGGCGGTGACACAACTCTTTACCGATTCGATTTTCATCAACGCCTTTTTCGGCGGGCTGTCGATTTTTACGATTTGGAAAGTGTACGTCCAATATTGGGCATATCGCGGCGCTTCTTCGTATTCGACCGCCTCGATTGTTTGGAAGCTTGTGTTGCTGAACGTGTTTTTTCTGTTGATTATCGGCGGTTGGACGATGGCCGCCGGCAAATGGATCGGTTATTTGGAACGACTGCCGCTTCTGCTTGATTAATCCGCTGAGAAATGTGGTGATTGTTTGATCGACGCGCATCTTCACTTGGATCAATATCCTCCGGAACAACTCGACCGTCTCGTCGAAACGTGGCGTCAATCCGGTGTCGAAGCCGTTGTTGCGGTCTCCTATGATCTTGCATCCTCTTACCGAACGCTTGAATTGAAACAACGTTATCCCGATTTTGTATATGCGGCGGTCGGCCATCATCCCGAGCAGCCGGTTCCAAATGAAGCAGATCGGAACGAGTTGTTCGCCCTCGTTTCTTGCGAGCGTGACTCCATCGCTGCCGTCGGGGAAATCGGCATCCCGCATTATTCCCTCGAAGCCGGTGAAGAAAAACGTTTAGGGGCCGCGCTCGATTTGTTGGAAGATTTTCTGAAGCTCGCGAAGCGAGCGGACCTGCCTGTTGCCTTGCACGCGGTACACGATAAAGTCGGGTTAGCGCTCGAAAGGTTGGAAAAGGCTAAGGTGAACCAGGCGCATTTCCATTGGTTGAAAGCGGATCCGAAGCATCTGAAAACGATTTGCGACAGTGGATATTTCCTATCGCTCACACCTGAAGTATGCTACCGGAAAAGAGACCAGAAACTCGCCGTCTCGGTTCCAGAACATTTGCTGCTTGTCGAAACCGATGGTCCGTGGCCGTTTCAAGGGTCGTTTGAAGGGAAGATGACGACGCCGCTGTTTTTGAAGGACGCGCTCGAATTCATGGCCGCGTTACGGGGATGTGCGATGCATGAAATGAGAGAAACAA encodes:
- a CDS encoding TatD family hydrolase, whose protein sequence is MIDAHLHLDQYPPEQLDRLVETWRQSGVEAVVAVSYDLASSYRTLELKQRYPDFVYAAVGHHPEQPVPNEADRNELFALVSCERDSIAAVGEIGIPHYSLEAGEEKRLGAALDLLEDFLKLAKRADLPVALHAVHDKVGLALERLEKAKVNQAHFHWLKADPKHLKTICDSGYFLSLTPEVCYRKRDQKLAVSVPEHLLLVETDGPWPFQGSFEGKMTTPLFLKDALEFMAALRGCAMHEMRETTVRNTKKLYGEFK